A window of Neisseria canis contains these coding sequences:
- the rng gene encoding ribonuclease G — MLPSIPLHKDIVRPPETILVNITPQESRVAIVEENNICELHIERNSGHSLVGNIYLGIVRRVLPGMQSAFIDIGLERAAFLHIVDVLEQRQNPDADQRIEHMLFEGQTVLVQVIKDPLNSKGARLSTQISLAGRFLVHLPQDNHIGISQRIEDEDERNQLRQRLENLLPKENHGGYIIRTSAETATDAELQADIEYLTKVWANIQYQAKTLPAETMIYQDLPLSLRVLRDMFSDNTVKILVDSKENHQKMCEFAAQYVQGAAEKIEWFTGERPLFETHNVEQEINRALQPRVSLNFGSYLIIESTEAMTTIDVNTGGFVGARNFDETIFKTNLEACHAIARELRLRNIGGIVIIDFIDMVSESHREAVLQELAKALSFDRTRVTLNGFTSLGLVELTRKRTRESLNHVLCEPCPTCQGRGRLKTPQTVCYEIQREIVRESRRFDVKQFRILASPEVIDLFLDEESQSLALLIDFIGKPISLAVENSYTQEQYDVVLI, encoded by the coding sequence ATGTTACCCAGCATCCCTTTGCACAAGGATATTGTGCGCCCTCCGGAAACCATTTTGGTCAACATCACCCCGCAAGAGAGCCGTGTGGCGATTGTTGAGGAAAACAATATTTGCGAGCTGCATATCGAGCGCAACAGCGGCCACAGCTTGGTAGGCAATATTTATTTGGGCATTGTGCGCCGCGTATTACCGGGCATGCAGAGCGCGTTTATCGACATTGGTTTGGAGCGCGCTGCGTTTCTGCATATTGTCGATGTATTGGAGCAGCGGCAGAACCCGGATGCCGACCAGCGCATCGAGCATATGCTGTTTGAAGGGCAAACCGTTTTGGTTCAAGTAATTAAAGACCCGCTCAACAGCAAGGGCGCGCGGCTTTCCACCCAAATTTCGCTGGCCGGCCGTTTTCTCGTGCATCTGCCGCAAGACAACCACATCGGCATTTCCCAGCGTATTGAAGACGAAGACGAGCGCAACCAGCTCCGCCAGCGCTTGGAAAACCTGCTGCCCAAAGAAAACCACGGCGGCTACATCATCCGTACCAGCGCCGAAACGGCCACCGATGCCGAACTGCAGGCCGATATCGAATATCTGACCAAAGTGTGGGCGAATATCCAGTACCAAGCCAAAACGCTGCCCGCGGAAACGATGATTTACCAAGACCTGCCTTTGTCGCTGCGCGTGTTGCGCGACATGTTCAGCGACAATACGGTCAAAATCCTAGTTGATTCCAAAGAAAACCACCAGAAAATGTGTGAATTCGCCGCCCAATATGTGCAAGGTGCGGCCGAGAAAATCGAATGGTTCACGGGTGAACGGCCTTTGTTTGAAACCCATAATGTGGAGCAGGAAATCAACCGCGCCCTGCAACCGCGCGTTTCGCTCAATTTCGGCAGCTACCTGATTATCGAATCCACCGAAGCGATGACCACCATCGACGTGAACACCGGCGGCTTTGTCGGCGCGCGTAATTTTGACGAAACCATTTTCAAAACCAACCTCGAAGCCTGCCATGCCATCGCACGCGAGCTTCGTTTGCGCAATATCGGCGGCATTGTGATTATCGATTTTATCGATATGGTGTCGGAAAGCCACCGCGAGGCCGTGTTACAGGAGTTGGCCAAAGCCTTGAGCTTTGACCGTACACGGGTAACGCTCAACGGCTTCACCAGCCTCGGCCTGGTCGAGCTTACCCGCAAACGCACGCGCGAAAGCCTGAACCATGTGCTGTGCGAACCCTGCCCCACCTGCCAAGGGCGCGGCCGCCTGAAAACGCCGCAAACCGTGTGCTACGAAATCCAGCGCGAAATCGTGCGCGAAAGCCGCCGCTTCGATGTGAAGCAGTTCCGCATTCTCGCCTCGCCCGAAGTGATTGATTTGTTTTTAGACGAAGAATCCCAATCGCTCGCGCTGCTGATCGACTTTATCGGCAAACCGATTTCGCTGGCGGTGGAAAACAGCTACACGCAAGAGCAATATGATGTGGTGCTGATATAA
- a CDS encoding ferredoxin--NADP reductase yields the protein MAAPPQAKYTEETVLSVKHHTPKLITFAISRPESYRFSAGQFSRLGFRDGEGFIWRAYSVVSAEYADTLEYFAVLIQGGPMSAKLAGMKEGDTILLDKNATGFLLPERFPDGKDLVMLCTGSGIAPFLSILEQPEIWQRFDRLALAHSVSYADELIFNDRIAALAEHPLIEEHFHKLHFVPVVTRETTEGTLGKRLPELLKNGELAAAFGMQFTPADTRFMICGNPAMVKDTFQALLDMGFAMHRNRVPGQIMMENGF from the coding sequence ATGGCAGCCCCACCCCAGGCCAAATACACAGAAGAAACCGTTCTGTCGGTTAAGCACCACACACCCAAGCTCATCACATTCGCCATCTCCCGCCCCGAAAGCTACCGCTTTTCCGCCGGCCAGTTTTCCCGCCTCGGATTCCGCGACGGCGAAGGCTTTATCTGGCGCGCCTACTCCGTTGTTTCCGCCGAATACGCCGACACACTCGAATATTTCGCCGTATTGATACAAGGCGGCCCCATGTCGGCCAAATTGGCGGGAATGAAAGAGGGCGACACCATTCTGCTCGACAAAAACGCCACAGGCTTCCTGCTGCCCGAACGTTTCCCCGACGGCAAAGACTTGGTGATGCTCTGCACTGGCTCGGGCATCGCACCGTTTTTATCCATTTTGGAGCAGCCCGAAATCTGGCAACGCTTCGACCGCCTGGCGCTTGCCCATTCGGTATCTTATGCCGATGAACTGATTTTCAACGACCGAATTGCCGCCCTTGCCGAGCATCCGCTGATTGAAGAACATTTCCACAAACTGCATTTCGTCCCCGTTGTTACCCGCGAAACCACCGAAGGCACACTCGGCAAACGCCTGCCCGAACTCTTGAAAAACGGCGAACTCGCCGCCGCATTCGGTATGCAGTTCACCCCTGCCGACACCCGTTTCATGATCTGCGGCAACCCCGCCATGGTGAAAGACACCTTCCAAGCCCTGCTCGACATGGGCTTCGCCATGCACCGCAACCGCGTGCCGGGGCAGATAATGATGGAAAACGGGTTTTAA
- a CDS encoding HAD domain-containing protein, translating into MVLFLDFDGVLHPWPFKKKADCFSQVPVLEAFLSRPEYADIDVVVSSSWREGRGLAELQVLFSPGFGRRIVGATPVFRKPVFRKKTEKGVREREILAWLEQNGREGESWLALDDLEGFFDQHKDRVFFCDNSTGLTEDDLPALALMLKRVWEC; encoded by the coding sequence ATGGTTTTGTTTTTGGATTTTGATGGGGTGCTGCATCCGTGGCCGTTTAAGAAGAAGGCGGATTGTTTCAGCCAAGTGCCTGTGTTGGAAGCATTTTTGAGCAGGCCGGAGTATGCGGATATTGATGTTGTGGTGTCTTCGTCTTGGCGGGAAGGGCGCGGGTTGGCGGAATTGCAGGTGCTGTTTTCGCCCGGGTTCGGGCGGCGGATTGTCGGGGCGACGCCGGTGTTCCGTAAGCCGGTGTTCCGCAAAAAGACGGAAAAGGGTGTGCGGGAGCGTGAGATTCTGGCTTGGTTGGAACAGAACGGCAGGGAAGGGGAAAGCTGGCTGGCTTTGGATGATTTGGAAGGTTTTTTTGATCAGCATAAAGACAGGGTTTTTTTCTGCGACAACAGCACGGGGCTGACGGAAGATGATTTGCCTGCTTTGGCGTTGATGTTGAAGCGTGTTTGGGAATGCTGA
- the recG gene encoding ATP-dependent DNA helicase RecG produces MTPETKKLLKITDTAAQKLEKLGLHSAWDVVLHLPLRYEDETHITPIADAPLGVSCQVEGVVVRQDVQFKPRKQLIVQIRDDAGKVLFLRFIHFYASTQKQLAQGRRVRAVGEIKHGFFGNEMIHPKIRDAENTGLSESLTPVYPTVNGLNQPTLRRIIQTALDAVSLHDTLPDALLSELKLPGLAESLRLLHAPPPEYSITRLADGALPAWQRLKFDELLAQQLSMRFARQKRINGQAKPLHGDGSLSGKLLANLPFGLTGAQKRMLDEIRSDMRQPHPMHRLLQGDVGSGKTIVAALSALTAVEAGFQVAVMAPTEILAEQHYMKFKQWFGALGLDVAWLTGSGRKKMKEQTKALLESGEVKIAVGTHALFQDDVQFQNLGLVIVDEQHRFGVAQRLALKNKGQDVHQLMMSATPIPRTLAMSFFADLDVSVIDELPPGRTPVKTRLVNSLRRAEVEQFVLGTCEKGQQAYWVCPLIEESETLQLQTAVDTQLELQQALPMLNIGLLHGKMKAAEKAAVMEDFSAGKIHVLVATTVIEVGVDVPNASLMVIEHAERMGLSQLHQLRGRVGRGAAASSCVLLFAEPLSELAKARLKVIYEHTDGFEIARQDLNIRGPGEFLGARQSGVPMLRFADLEEDMRLLELARDIAPKLIAGQPDIVDAHLARWLGSREGYLGV; encoded by the coding sequence ATGACGCCTGAAACGAAAAAACTGCTGAAAATCACGGACACTGCTGCGCAGAAGCTGGAAAAGCTCGGCTTGCACAGCGCGTGGGACGTGGTGCTGCATTTGCCGCTGCGTTATGAAGATGAAACGCATATTACGCCGATTGCGGATGCGCCTTTGGGCGTGTCTTGCCAAGTTGAAGGCGTGGTAGTGCGGCAGGATGTTCAGTTTAAGCCGCGCAAGCAGCTGATTGTGCAGATTCGGGATGATGCGGGCAAAGTGTTGTTTTTGCGGTTTATTCATTTTTATGCCAGCACCCAGAAGCAGCTGGCGCAGGGGCGGCGGGTGCGTGCGGTGGGGGAAATCAAGCACGGTTTTTTCGGCAATGAGATGATTCACCCGAAAATCAGGGATGCGGAAAACACAGGCCTGTCTGAAAGCCTCACGCCGGTTTATCCCACGGTAAACGGCCTGAACCAGCCCACTTTGCGCCGCATCATTCAAACGGCGCTTGATGCGGTGTCGCTGCATGATACTTTGCCGGACGCTTTATTATCCGAATTGAAGCTGCCCGGCCTGGCCGAAAGCCTGCGCCTGTTGCATGCGCCGCCGCCGGAATACAGCATCACGCGCTTGGCCGACGGTGCTTTGCCCGCGTGGCAGCGGTTGAAGTTTGATGAATTGCTGGCGCAGCAGCTGTCCATGCGGTTTGCCCGTCAAAAGCGTATCAACGGGCAGGCGAAACCTTTGCACGGCGATGGCAGTCTGAGCGGTAAACTGTTGGCAAATCTGCCGTTTGGGTTGACCGGCGCGCAAAAGCGGATGCTGGACGAAATCCGCTCGGATATGCGGCAGCCGCACCCGATGCACCGCCTGCTGCAAGGCGATGTGGGCAGCGGGAAAACCATTGTGGCGGCTTTATCTGCGCTGACCGCGGTTGAAGCCGGCTTCCAAGTGGCGGTGATGGCGCCCACCGAAATTCTGGCCGAGCAGCATTATATGAAGTTCAAACAATGGTTTGGCGCTTTGGGTTTGGACGTGGCTTGGCTCACGGGCAGCGGGCGCAAGAAAATGAAAGAGCAAACCAAGGCTCTGCTGGAAAGCGGTGAAGTCAAGATAGCGGTCGGTACGCATGCTTTGTTTCAAGACGATGTGCAGTTTCAGAATTTGGGCTTGGTGATTGTAGACGAGCAACACCGTTTCGGCGTGGCGCAGCGCTTGGCCTTGAAAAACAAAGGGCAGGATGTGCACCAGCTGATGATGTCCGCCACGCCGATTCCGCGTACACTGGCCATGAGTTTTTTTGCCGACTTGGATGTGTCGGTGATTGACGAGCTGCCGCCGGGGCGCACGCCGGTAAAAACCCGTTTGGTCAACAGCTTGCGGCGCGCGGAAGTGGAGCAGTTTGTGCTCGGCACCTGTGAAAAAGGGCAACAGGCATATTGGGTGTGCCCCCTGATTGAGGAAAGCGAAACCCTGCAGCTGCAAACAGCGGTGGATACGCAGCTCGAGCTGCAACAGGCCTTGCCCATGCTGAATATAGGTTTGCTGCACGGAAAAATGAAAGCGGCGGAAAAAGCGGCCGTGATGGAAGATTTTTCCGCAGGCAAAATCCATGTGTTGGTGGCGACTACGGTTATCGAAGTGGGTGTGGACGTGCCGAATGCCAGCCTGATGGTAATTGAACATGCCGAACGCATGGGTTTGTCGCAGTTGCACCAGTTGCGCGGCAGAGTGGGGCGCGGCGCCGCGGCGAGCAGCTGCGTGCTCTTGTTTGCCGAGCCTTTGAGCGAGCTGGCCAAAGCGCGCCTGAAAGTGATTTACGAGCATACCGACGGCTTTGAAATCGCCCGTCAGGATTTGAATATCCGCGGGCCGGGCGAGTTTCTCGGCGCGCGGCAGAGCGGGGTGCCGATGCTGCGTTTTGCTGATTTGGAAGAAGACATGCGCCTGCTGGAATTGGCGCGCGATATTGCACCAAAACTGATTGCCGGGCAGCCGGACATTGTGGATGCGCATCTGGCTAGATGGCTGGGCAGCCGCGAAGGTTATTTGGGCGTGTAG
- a CDS encoding tetratricopeptide repeat protein: MKPKQLTPQQQKIQQQLNKISARFKEYSAAGEFQQAMKEALKAHKLAPNATAPLSDAATMAVKSGLWDEAVKYAKQVLKRDPKHINAHDALSHAYDGKKDWAGCGKYGLRALELRDEIYGRTCPELPKIEPKTAGKKIISFSLFGTSSAYGEPAVMNAELCPLVYPGWVCRFYIDGSVPEHVARRLKEAGAEVVRVDETLQSWPGTLWRFLAADDADAAYVLFRDADSVISQREAKAVAAWLESGKLFHTMRDAGTHTELILAGLWGMVAGAVPDMRGKIEAYLKKPLESRHFADQFFLRENIWPYVRQSVCAHDRLFGFMNAADFPETWENFDPDRHHVGCDEGNSHISATLNLPEGSRILWRLFTRISPQFGENYEEIVNERERLVCAYETTVQNGGLSAYIPRRYSKGVERGLTKITVAPL, encoded by the coding sequence ATGAAACCGAAGCAGCTCACGCCGCAGCAGCAAAAAATCCAGCAACAGCTCAATAAAATTTCCGCCCGTTTTAAGGAATATTCGGCGGCGGGCGAGTTTCAACAGGCGATGAAAGAAGCTTTGAAAGCGCATAAATTAGCGCCGAACGCTACCGCGCCGTTGAGCGATGCGGCAACGATGGCGGTGAAAAGCGGTTTGTGGGATGAAGCGGTTAAGTATGCCAAGCAGGTGCTGAAGCGCGACCCGAAACACATCAATGCCCACGATGCTTTGTCACATGCTTATGATGGCAAGAAAGATTGGGCGGGTTGCGGCAAATACGGTTTGCGCGCGTTGGAGTTGAGAGACGAAATTTACGGCCGAACCTGCCCCGAGCTGCCGAAAATCGAACCGAAGACAGCGGGCAAAAAAATCATTTCGTTCTCGCTTTTCGGCACAAGTTCTGCGTATGGCGAACCGGCCGTGATGAATGCCGAACTGTGCCCGCTGGTTTATCCGGGTTGGGTATGCCGCTTTTATATTGACGGGAGCGTGCCGGAGCATGTTGCCCGCCGTTTGAAAGAGGCGGGTGCGGAAGTGGTGCGGGTGGATGAAACGCTGCAAAGCTGGCCGGGTACGCTTTGGCGTTTTCTGGCGGCGGACGATGCGGATGCGGCTTATGTGCTGTTTCGCGATGCGGATTCGGTGATTTCCCAGAGGGAAGCGAAAGCCGTGGCGGCATGGCTGGAAAGCGGCAAGCTGTTTCACACCATGCGCGACGCGGGTACGCACACCGAGCTGATTTTGGCGGGCTTGTGGGGCATGGTGGCAGGTGCGGTGCCGGATATGAGGGGCAAGATTGAGGCCTATCTGAAAAAGCCTTTGGAATCGCGCCATTTTGCCGATCAGTTTTTCCTGCGTGAAAACATTTGGCCTTATGTGCGCCAAAGCGTGTGCGCCCATGACCGCTTGTTTGGTTTTATGAATGCGGCGGACTTTCCCGAAACATGGGAAAACTTTGATCCCGACCGCCATCATGTCGGCTGCGATGAAGGCAACTCGCATATTTCCGCCACGCTTAACCTGCCTGAAGGCAGCCGTATCCTGTGGCGGCTGTTTACCCGCATTTCGCCTCAGTTTGGTGAAAATTATGAAGAAATCGTGAATGAGCGGGAGCGCTTGGTGTGTGCTTATGAAACAACGGTGCAAAACGGCGGATTGAGCGCTTATATCCCGCGCCGTTATTCCAAAGGAGTGGAAAGAGGGTTGACCAAAATTACTGTGGCGCCGCTATAA